The Gallus gallus isolate bGalGal1 chromosome 31, bGalGal1.mat.broiler.GRCg7b, whole genome shotgun sequence genome includes a region encoding these proteins:
- the LOC100858963 gene encoding uncharacterized protein LOC100858963 isoform X2 has protein sequence MSALILPSAPALQLLKMDHDCFPPCISLSYVPSLLLSNFSPFFSSLFLIFLPVIFYSSPAAAMNHDSPGLRACGAPQQTQCAECISPLVAPQGAPQCNHPCVLICPHQEVTSYLPEKGELTAALRPLPFPSAVSLSQAAPALWHHWRRPSFSVSDHGDVVPRGLVAQCETRTVSLAGWWLVAASRAQQVPRPSLSLRPSQGVSLGDPVTLRCHLPHMAAWVWLYHEEGRSYNKGKKKEQDAAAFFFVSTLQEHAGRYWCQYRVSESAELSVESDPVELVLTDIPHAEFPFTLSNMWELGPMSPSAAGTRTTGPPSSCTRMGAQILSSARSPVVGAQPLSPFLE, from the exons ATGAGCGCTCTCATCCTCCcttctgcaccagcactgcaacTCCTCAAAATGGACCATgattgctttcctccctgcatctctctctcttacgttccttctctgcttctctccaatttctctcctttcttttcctctctcttcctcattttcctcccagtcatcttttactcttctcctgcagcagccatgaacCATGACAGCCCAGGGTTGAGAGCGTGTGGGGCACCTCAACAGACGCAGTGTGCAGAGTGCATCTCTCCACTTGTCGCACCCCAGGGGGCCCCACAGTGCAACCACCCCTGTGTGCTAATATGTCCACATCAGGAGGTGACATCATATCTTCCTGAAAAAggggaactgacagcagctctccggccacttcctttcccctctgcagtctcactgtcacaagctgctcctgccttaTGGCACCATTGGCGGCGGCCCTCATTCTCAGTGAGTGAccatggggacgtggtgccacgggggttggtggcACAGTGTGagaccaggaccgtgtcccttgcaggttggtggctggtggcagcgagcagggcacagcaag tgccccgaccctccctgtcactgcgccccagccagggggtgtccctgggggatcctgtcaccctgcgctgccacctgccccacaTGGCTGCCTGGGTCTGGTTGTACCACGAAGAAGGTCGGTCGTAcaacaaagggaagaagaaggagcAGGACGCGGCCGCGTTCTTTTTTGTTAGCACACTGCAGGAACACGCAGGTCGTTACTGGTGTCAGTACCGGGTGTCTGAGTCAGCCGAGTTGTCAGTGGagagtgaccccgtggagctggtgctgacag ATATCCCCCATGCAGAATTTCCCTTCACCCTGAGCAACATGTGGGAACTGGGACCAATGTCACCATCAGCTGCTGGAACAAGGACTACGGGGCCACCTTCCTCTTGCACAAGGATGGGAGCTCAGATCCTATCCAGCGCCAGGAGTCCAGTGGTGGGGGCACAGCCACTTTCACCCTTTTTGGAgtga
- the LOC100858963 gene encoding T-cell-interacting, activating receptor on myeloid cells protein 1-like isoform X1 — protein MSALILPSAPALQLLKMDHDCFPPCISLSYVPSLLLSNFSPFFSSLFLIFLPVIFYSSPAAAMNHDSPGLRACGAPQQTQCAECISPLVAPQGAPQCNHPCVLICPHQEVTSYLPEKGELTAALRPLPFPSAVSLSQAAPALWHHWRRPSFSVSDHGDVVPRGLVAQCETRTVSLAGWWLVAASRAQQVPRPSLSLRPSQGVSLGDPVTLRCHLPHMAAWVWLYHEEGRSYNKGKKKEQDAAAFFFVSTLQEHAGRYWCQYRVSESAELSVESDPVELVLTDLRYPPCRISLHPEQHVGTGTNVTISCWNKDYGATFLLHKDGSSDPIQRQESSGGGTATFTLFGVTPADSGIYRCSYRPWHYAFMSSPLGDSVMLEVTPTPAPPGAELVSRGNLVVAVVRGCAAVLIFGLGVFFVIDARSLWIRTDESLGGEGI, from the exons ATGAGCGCTCTCATCCTCCcttctgcaccagcactgcaacTCCTCAAAATGGACCATgattgctttcctccctgcatctctctctcttacgttccttctctgcttctctccaatttctctcctttcttttcctctctcttcctcattttcctcccagtcatcttttactcttctcctgcagcagccatgaacCATGACAGCCCAGGGTTGAGAGCGTGTGGGGCACCTCAACAGACGCAGTGTGCAGAGTGCATCTCTCCACTTGTCGCACCCCAGGGGGCCCCACAGTGCAACCACCCCTGTGTGCTAATATGTCCACATCAGGAGGTGACATCATATCTTCCTGAAAAAggggaactgacagcagctctccggccacttcctttcccctctgcagtctcactgtcacaagctgctcctgccttaTGGCACCATTGGCGGCGGCCCTCATTCTCAGTGAGTGAccatggggacgtggtgccacgggggttggtggcACAGTGTGagaccaggaccgtgtcccttgcaggttggtggctggtggcagcgagcagggcacagcaag tgccccgaccctccctgtcactgcgccccagccagggggtgtccctgggggatcctgtcaccctgcgctgccacctgccccacaTGGCTGCCTGGGTCTGGTTGTACCACGAAGAAGGTCGGTCGTAcaacaaagggaagaagaaggagcAGGACGCGGCCGCGTTCTTTTTTGTTAGCACACTGCAGGAACACGCAGGTCGTTACTGGTGTCAGTACCGGGTGTCTGAGTCAGCCGAGTTGTCAGTGGagagtgaccccgtggagctggtgctgacag ATCTCAGATATCCCCCATGCAGAATTTCCCTTCACCCTGAGCAACATGTGGGAACTGGGACCAATGTCACCATCAGCTGCTGGAACAAGGACTACGGGGCCACCTTCCTCTTGCACAAGGATGGGAGCTCAGATCCTATCCAGCGCCAGGAGTCCAGTGGTGGGGGCACAGCCACTTTCACCCTTTTTGGAgtgaccccagctgacagtggcaTCTACAGGTGCTCCTACCGCCCCTGGCACTACGCCTTCAtgtcctcaccccttggggacagcgtgatgctggaggtgacacccacaccTGCACCCCCAG gtgctgagtTGGTGTCCCGtgggaacctggtggtggcagtggtgaggggctgcgctgctgtcCTCATCTTTGGCCTCGGAGTCTTCTTTGTCATCGATGCCCGCAGCCTCTGGATACGGACAGATGAGAGTCTGGGTGGGGAAGGGATTTAA
- the LOC100858963 gene encoding leukocyte immunoglobulin-like receptor subfamily A member 2 isoform X4, whose amino-acid sequence MAPLAAALILSWWLVAASRAQQVPRPSLSLRPSQGVSLGDPVTLRCHLPHMAAWVWLYHEEGRSYNKGKKKEQDAAAFFFVSTLQEHAGRYWCQYRVSESAELSVESDPVELVLTDLRYPPCRISLHPEQHVGTGTNVTISCWNKDYGATFLLHKDGSSDPIQRQESSGGGTATFTLFGVTPADSGIYRCSYRPWHYAFMSSPLGDSVMLEVTPTPAPPGAELVSRGNLVVAVVRGCAAVLIFGLGVFFVIDARSLWIRTDESLGGEGI is encoded by the exons aTGGCACCATTGGCGGCGGCCCTCATTCTCA gttggtggctggtggcagcgagcagggcacagcaag tgccccgaccctccctgtcactgcgccccagccagggggtgtccctgggggatcctgtcaccctgcgctgccacctgccccacaTGGCTGCCTGGGTCTGGTTGTACCACGAAGAAGGTCGGTCGTAcaacaaagggaagaagaaggagcAGGACGCGGCCGCGTTCTTTTTTGTTAGCACACTGCAGGAACACGCAGGTCGTTACTGGTGTCAGTACCGGGTGTCTGAGTCAGCCGAGTTGTCAGTGGagagtgaccccgtggagctggtgctgacag ATCTCAGATATCCCCCATGCAGAATTTCCCTTCACCCTGAGCAACATGTGGGAACTGGGACCAATGTCACCATCAGCTGCTGGAACAAGGACTACGGGGCCACCTTCCTCTTGCACAAGGATGGGAGCTCAGATCCTATCCAGCGCCAGGAGTCCAGTGGTGGGGGCACAGCCACTTTCACCCTTTTTGGAgtgaccccagctgacagtggcaTCTACAGGTGCTCCTACCGCCCCTGGCACTACGCCTTCAtgtcctcaccccttggggacagcgtgatgctggaggtgacacccacaccTGCACCCCCAG gtgctgagtTGGTGTCCCGtgggaacctggtggtggcagtggtgaggggctgcgctgctgtcCTCATCTTTGGCCTCGGAGTCTTCTTTGTCATCGATGCCCGCAGCCTCTGGATACGGACAGATGAGAGTCTGGGTGGGGAAGGGATTTAA
- the LOC100858963 gene encoding uncharacterized protein LOC100858963 isoform X3 produces the protein MSALILPSAPALQLLKMDHDCFPPCISLSYVPSLLLSNFSPFFSSLFLIFLPVIFYSSPAAAMNHDSPGLRACGAPQQTQCAECISPLVAPQGAPQCNHPCVLICPHQEVTSYLPEKGELTAALRPLPFPSAVSLSQAAPALWHHWRRPSFSVSDHGDVVPRGLVAQCETRTVSLAGWWLVAASRAQQVPRPSLSLRPSQGVSLGDPVTLRCHLPHMAAWVWLYHEEGRSYNKGKKKEQDAAAFFFVSTLQEHAGRYWCQYRVSESAELSVESDPVELVLTEFPFTLSNMWELGPMSPSAAGTRTTGPPSSCTRMGAQILSSARSPVVGAQPLSPFLE, from the exons ATGAGCGCTCTCATCCTCCcttctgcaccagcactgcaacTCCTCAAAATGGACCATgattgctttcctccctgcatctctctctcttacgttccttctctgcttctctccaatttctctcctttcttttcctctctcttcctcattttcctcccagtcatcttttactcttctcctgcagcagccatgaacCATGACAGCCCAGGGTTGAGAGCGTGTGGGGCACCTCAACAGACGCAGTGTGCAGAGTGCATCTCTCCACTTGTCGCACCCCAGGGGGCCCCACAGTGCAACCACCCCTGTGTGCTAATATGTCCACATCAGGAGGTGACATCATATCTTCCTGAAAAAggggaactgacagcagctctccggccacttcctttcccctctgcagtctcactgtcacaagctgctcctgccttaTGGCACCATTGGCGGCGGCCCTCATTCTCAGTGAGTGAccatggggacgtggtgccacgggggttggtggcACAGTGTGagaccaggaccgtgtcccttgcaggttggtggctggtggcagcgagcagggcacagcaag tgccccgaccctccctgtcactgcgccccagccagggggtgtccctgggggatcctgtcaccctgcgctgccacctgccccacaTGGCTGCCTGGGTCTGGTTGTACCACGAAGAAGGTCGGTCGTAcaacaaagggaagaagaaggagcAGGACGCGGCCGCGTTCTTTTTTGTTAGCACACTGCAGGAACACGCAGGTCGTTACTGGTGTCAGTACCGGGTGTCTGAGTCAGCCGAGTTGTCAGTGGagagtgaccccgtggagctggtgctgacag AATTTCCCTTCACCCTGAGCAACATGTGGGAACTGGGACCAATGTCACCATCAGCTGCTGGAACAAGGACTACGGGGCCACCTTCCTCTTGCACAAGGATGGGAGCTCAGATCCTATCCAGCGCCAGGAGTCCAGTGGTGGGGGCACAGCCACTTTCACCCTTTTTGGAgtga